In Lagenorhynchus albirostris chromosome 1, mLagAlb1.1, whole genome shotgun sequence, the sequence TTAATTACATTTTGGCCAAGTCATGTTGGTTGGATTAGCCTGCAGACCTCACTGCCACCTAATAAAACAGGCAAGGACAGATGAAGGAAATAGCTGTAACTGCAGGAGGTAGTGTCTGGATTAGAGGGTGCTGACTCACACTGAGGTCACCAGGGCGGGGCTTGTCGAGGAAAATGACCCTCCCTGTGAAGGTACAGTTTACCTCTTCCTGCAACGTGGCAATCTGGACCCCACTGGAACCCCTTCGTCAGTGCTCAGTAAACTTGCTTAATGGAAccaggtatttaaaaatatattcgtttcttcctccttctgggaGTAACAACAGGCCTGGAATTTCCTATTCCAGGAAGGATGCCTAACATGCTAGAAATGCAGCTGCTTCTTTTCAGGGATGAACGCGACGAGGCAGTAGACAGTGGTTTGGACTTGAGCACTGGCTCTGCCGTTATGGTCCTTGTTCCAAATTCCAACTCTGCTAAATTATCTGTTGTAGGGTCTGGGATATGCGTTAAGAAATCCAAGGACTAGGTtcttgtaaaacagaaataatgctAGTATCTGTTTCATAGGGGCTAAATTATGGGGGCTAAATAAGCTACTGTAAGGGAACTGCTTagtacagtgtctggtacatagtaacCGCTCAATAAACAGAAGCTCAGTGAGCAGAAACCCAAAGCCCACAGTTCCCCTTGGTCACAGGGTGGGGAATCTCTTTCTACGCCTCAAACCAGCACCTGGTTGATCACCTCTTCTTGGAAGACGATAAGAGGCCATGCAGAGTGGGAAGCCCAGGATGCCACCTGGACCAGCGATAAAGTTTCTTGGTACCGTTCACCCCAGGGAAACTCCACCCCACATTTCCCTCAGTGAGGGGAAGAGACCCGTTTTGCCAGTCTGCAGTATGAAAGGACATGAGCTCAGGAATGCCTGCTGGTGAGAAGTAGGCTCTTTTCAGGCCTCTTAATTACATACACTTATGCAGAACGGAGATAAAACCCCTCCGTTGGTTTTTTTTGTTCAAAACCTTCAAGGGAACTCTTAATACCAGCCACCCCGTCAACACAGGTTCCAGACATGCACGATTTTTAAATTACGTTTATTTAGCGTATGTACACATAAAAGAGAAATCACCCTCTGTTCCCACCCAGCAGAAAACATGCACAAACCCAAGGTATACATGAAGGGAAGGGGCCCCGGCCCCAAGTTAGTGGTTGGGATGGTGCAATCCTGTAAGTCACAAGCCCCAGTCAGGAGAGGGCTGGACTGAAGTGTTCGGCGGGCTGTACCCTCTGCTGCTATTCCTAAAATAAGCGTGCGCCGTAGCCAAAGGTCTGTTTGATGCCCTCAAAGTAGTACCGCTGCCAGCCCTGCCGTGTCCTCTCCTCCTCAGGGGCAGGGATGCCTCGGCCTTCCATACACAGCTCAGTCTCTCCATTCTTGTCAATGAaggtcaaggtgatggtggcaaAGTGCCCTGGGGAAAGGCAAAGGGGAAGGAGGTTTCAGATCCAGGGTTTCCATGTGGGTCTGAGgctaaggggaaaagaaaaagttctgggggcaatggcaataaatacatatgctTACTTACCTTCTGGCCAAGATTTAAACCTCCACTTCATCACAATATGTTTCTCAGGGATCTAAAATAATCAAAGAGGTCAGCCTATACTATAGACTGCAACGTATCCAATCCTAGCAAGTATCACCCATCTGCCTTTCATACGGAGCCCACCATCTGCAGCTGTACTACTGATGAGGACAAAGTGGACCAGAGTTGGTAGCTCCTGCACTGACATCAGCCACAGCCTCTCCTCTTACTCCTAAGTTGGGTCCAGTCACCTGTGCCCACGTGAAATCTCAGTGCCACAAACGGAAAGCCGTAAGCCACCAATGTATCTAACCTCTCTTCCATGTTTGATTTTTCCAGGAAGAAGCAATTTTACCCcactaaagaaaaatttatataaaagcaAGAGAATTCAATTGTAGcattcttttgaaaaacaaaatgaggttTTACTAACCAAAGAGATTACAGCCTTAAATTTTATCTACAgagctgaaaaagaaaaggaggaaatgttATTCTTCTGACCAGACAAAAGCTATATCCTGGCAAGCACGTACTCACCAGATCAGTGAATTCTCCAGAGACATTGCCATCTACCAGGTGAAACTTGCCACCTTTGTCTGCTTCTAACATTGCAGGAGCATGGGTAAAGGCCTGAACAAGCTGCAGAGCAAAAGGAGGTAAGAAGATGCATGGCTCTCAGTGGGACCCGGGAGAAATGCCAGCTGACACCTGTATGCCTCAGCTCTCACTTCCAAAGACACTACTCTGCCCAAGAACCAGGTTTAGGCTCTTTTCTGTTCCACTAGAGACCAGGCTTCGACTCAAGTAACTCTTTCTGAACCTAGGATGCCATTATTTCGAATCCATTTACTTTTCTAACAAGAATGATTCCAGTGGTTCCCACTTACATGACCCAAAACtagcataaaagagaaaaaagaagacgAATCCACTTTGATGAGTGGGTTGAACAAAAGAGTTTTCCCTTTGCCTCTGAGTGTACAAGGAAAGCTTCACGGTTCCACTCAGCACTTCCTCCGCACAATGCGGGGATGTGCCCACAACTCCAGTCACTCGGGACGGCAGATGCCAGGAGCTGGAAGGACAAGACTATACTTACCTCCTGAGTGGTAAAAACTCTATAGAGCTCCTCTGGTGATGTCAGGAAGGTTTCTCTAAGGGTGATCTTACAAGTGGGGATTTTGACACCAACAGGTCTTGCCTGGGTTTTTGAAGGAGCAGACTTAGCCTGTGGAAGTGGCAGTGAAATTGTCAGTTTAGAGTAATGGTGAAACCTCAATTAACAGGTCTTCAGGGATAGCCCTGCTATTCATTCTCACAAACTTTTTCACCTCCAAGGCTAATTATTCCAGAGAGTTAGAGGAAATTTATGTGCATGGGCACTTCAGTCAGAAGGAGAACTTTCCCAGAAAATCCTCAATGCCACTCTAGGTGAAAGAAGAGTGACACTCATTTAAAAGCCCATTGCTGAAGGGCACACCAAATCATAAGGTACTTCTGAAGAGCCCCACGTGATTCTCAAGCAGAATTTCTATGCTTAAATAGCTGGAAGCGGCACCCCCAGAATATCCTTCAGTGTGCTGACAAGAGGGCAACAGGGCTGAAAACCAAGTGCTGAACCCAAACCACACAAGTTCCATctccagaaaaaatatttgctcaCCCTGCAAATGCAGCGAAATCGATCAGTCTCCTGTTAGGTGAAGTTAGTGATCTAAGTAACCCCTGATACCTTGATGACACCTTTAGTATCAAAGTATGAAATGTAGACATAATACTTAAGATGCATATAGGTGAAGACCACCCTGCGTTCATAACCTCCTCACTGGGGTTAAACCCAACAGTCGGACTCTGAAGTCCCTGATGGCTTCCATTTGCTCTAAGGGGTCtgttataaatgaataaacaccAGGTTAAagatggggagacagacaacTACACTCTGTGGACTCTCTACAAAGCACCAGCTCTGGGTCAGAGGTTAGGGTGGGAGAGAAAGAGCTGATATAGAGACTTATGAAGGAGGCAGTGCCTTAACTCCCTTTCCAGACAGCCTCCCGCCCCAGCACATGGGGACACCGGTTACCTTGTGCTCCTCAGTTTTCAGTGCTGGCTGCCCGGCTGGGTCTACTGACTCTCCATTCATTGTAGGCAAGATCATACCCTGCGTGAACTCTGAAAAGATAAAATCCCAGCTCTTGGAAGTTATTTCTTAGTAGCTGAGACTCAGGGTTTCATTGTAGTTTGACAAACATGGCCATCTTAACTCAGATGGAGGTCACGACAAGGGAGGGAAGAGTAATCCACTTTAGCGTCTTTAACTTTGATCTATGCCAGACAGGTATCTGAGTGTATGCTACAGAACACAGTATGTTCACTGGGATTATTTTAAACCCGACTCAATTAGAAGCATCACGACTTGTTAAGCATACGTGAGGTCTACTGTGGATGGCAGCCAATGAGCGCAGTGGCACTTCCAAAGACTTCAAGAGTGTGCCAAGATACCCACAGCTGCAATTTAGTCCCCTTTCTCCACTCTGCCTTGCCTCTGTAGGACAGCTGCAACCAGTTATGGCATCAGAGCACTGGTTCCCACCAAAAAAGGTTTCCACCTCTATACCGGTTCCCTCTGATGATCATCTGTACTCCGACGCCAAGATCAGAACACACTGGCAGAACTAGAATTCTAGGGGACAGCTGAGCTGACTACTATTCACATAACCCTCTGAATGTCCCTGGAGAATGTGCATCAAAAATGGTGCAGGACACTATGCTCACGTGGTGAGTCTGGGGCTGCCAACTCTTTAGATCAGCAAGTCTAACAGAAATACAATCTCAAACCTCAAATGTaatattaaattttctagtagccacactaAAGCATTACAacaaacaggtgaaattaattttaacgaTATACTTAACCTAATATATCCTAACTACCATTTCAATATGTTATCAGTATCAAAAAATTATTGagacattttacttttcttttaaatactaagtcttcaaaatccataGCGTTTTTTGTACTcgcagcacatctcaatttggactagccacCTTTCAAGTGCTCAACGGCCCACACATTAGACAACATGTCTCTAGATCTTTCCCTTACTTAAGGTTTATAGACTGATTTTTAGATGAAATAAGCCTCCTCCCCCCAAATTTTTATCCATTTGCCAAAGAAAGACCTGTCAAGCCCCTTAATTAGCATCTGACTGGTGGAAAACTATCTTCTCAAGGCACTCGCAAGTACTCAAGGGATACCTGTTTTGAGGGTGCTGATGTAAATTCCCATTGCTTCTCTTAGAAGTTTCACCCCTTCTTCCTTCATTAAGCCCACGAGATTTGTGTCAGGCTCATCCTTGGCAAGGCTCACACTAATCTGAGTGAAAGACCAGAAGTAGGTGGTAAATAACTTGAGAGGCACCCACATTGTGGAATGTCAGTGCTGAGCAATCAGATAACTGCTAacatttccaaaggaaatgagGGTTGAGGTTTTTGTACAATCCCCATGAGTGCTGCTTCTCGAGGTCTCTCTGCCAAGACAAAGGTGGCTAATGTTAGAACCCACACTACTCACTAAAGCAAAGTAATTAAATAAGCACAAGCTGCTCTGGGAGCTCCCGATGGCACCAAAGACCCAGAGAATCATCTGCAGACTGGGGTTCTGAATGCTGGGGCCAAGCCTGGCCTGTCAT encodes:
- the AHSA1 gene encoding activator of 90 kDa heat shock protein ATPase homolog 1 isoform X2 gives rise to the protein MAKWGEGDPRWIVEERADATNVNNWHWTERDASNWSTDKLKTLFLAVHVQNEEGKCEVTEVNKLDGEASINNRKGKLIFFYEWSIKLNWTGTSKSGVQYKGHVEIPNLSDENSVDEVEISVSLAKDEPDTNLVGLMKEEGVKLLREAMGIYISTLKTEFTQGMILPTMNGESVDPAGQPALKTEEHKAKSAPSKTQARPVGVKIPTCKITLRETFLTSPEELYRVFTTQEIPEKHIVMKWRFKSWPEGHFATITLTFIDKNGETELCMEGRGIPAPEEERTRQGWQRYYFEGIKQTFGYGARLF
- the AHSA1 gene encoding activator of 90 kDa heat shock protein ATPase homolog 1 isoform X3, encoding MAKWGEGDPRWIVEERADATNVNNWHWTERDASNWSTDKLKTLFLAVHVQNEEGKCEVTEVNKLDGEASINNRKGKLIFFYEWSIKLNWTGTSKSGVQYKGHVEIPNLSDENSVDEVEISVSLAKDEPDTNLVGLMKEEGVKLLREAMGIYISTLKTEFTQGMILPTMNGESVDPAGQPALKTEEHKLVQAFTHAPAMLEADKGGKFHLVDGNVSGEFTDLIPEKHIVMKWRFKSWPEGHFATITLTFIDKNGETELCMEGRGIPAPEEERTRQGWQRYYFEGIKQTFGYGARLF
- the AHSA1 gene encoding activator of 90 kDa heat shock protein ATPase homolog 1 isoform X1 encodes the protein MAKWGEGDPRWIVEERADATNVNNWHWTERDASNWSTDKLKTLFLAVHVQNEEGKCEVTEVNKLDGEASINNRKGKLIFFYEWSIKLNWTGTSKSGVQYKGHVEIPNLSDENSVDEVEISVSLAKDEPDTNLVGLMKEEGVKLLREAMGIYISTLKTEFTQGMILPTMNGESVDPAGQPALKTEEHKAKSAPSKTQARPVGVKIPTCKITLRETFLTSPEELYRVFTTQELVQAFTHAPAMLEADKGGKFHLVDGNVSGEFTDLIPEKHIVMKWRFKSWPEGHFATITLTFIDKNGETELCMEGRGIPAPEEERTRQGWQRYYFEGIKQTFGYGARLF